One window of Pocillopora verrucosa isolate sample1 chromosome 9, ASM3666991v2, whole genome shotgun sequence genomic DNA carries:
- the LOC131780034 gene encoding eukaryotic translation initiation factor 1A, Y-chromosomal-like, whose translation MPKNKGKGGKNRRRGKNENESEKRELVFKEDGQEYAQVLKMLGNGRLEALCFDGAKRLCHIRGKLRKKVWINTGDIILLGLRDYQDNKADVILRYNPDEARNLKAYGELPDNIKINENIGQGGEGEEDEIQFDDFEDDGEDDADIDAI comes from the exons ATGCCGAAGAACAAAG GAAAGGGTGGTAAAAATCGACGAAGGGGAAAGAACGAGAACGAGTCAGAGAAACGTGAACTTGTCTTTAAAGAAGATGGTCAAG AGTATGCTCAAGTCTTGAAGATGTTAGGAAATGGAAGGTTGGAGGCACTTTGTTTCGATGGGGCTAAGCGACTTTGTCATATTCGCGGAAAACTTCGCAAAAAG GTCTGGATCAATACTGGTGATATTATACTCCTTGGACTGCGTGATTACCAG GATAACAAAGCAGATGTCATTTTGCGTTACAATCCTGATGAAGCACGGAACTTGAAGGCCTATGGAGAGCTCCCAGACAATA TTAAGATCAATGAAAATATTGGACAAggaggagaaggagaagaagatgAAATCCAATTTGATGATTTTGAGGATGATGGAGAAGATGATGCTGATATTGATGCA ATTTAA
- the LOC131780196 gene encoding LOW QUALITY PROTEIN: glycoprotein endo-alpha-1,2-mannosidase (The sequence of the model RefSeq protein was modified relative to this genomic sequence to represent the inferred CDS: inserted 16 bases in 12 codons; deleted 1 base in 1 codon), whose protein sequence is MFPLRILRRRRVLYVAVLVLFLLGCLATFKVISSSEKSRSSPKVLNPREREEDLKLKNLTMXIASETNQMNQEVNHDEDDKETMEMTHINHATEEKLNTPNKEHLHQEDLLPEPNYNIHIFYYAWYGKPEHDGKYVHWNHRFLSHWNPDIAKRYRKGSHXPPDDLGSNFYPALGPYSSKDPAVIADHMRQMRTXGVGVVFPHGNPLVKQDNEGIPSDSLVPTXLDAADKYKLKVTLPIEPYKDRNDKTLHDDVKYIIDTYGKHKAFYKYTVQDGRDLPMLYXYDSYHTPAESWAQLLTPEGLHSVRNTKYDCXIIALMVEMNHXKYVDIGGFDGXYTYFAKDKVTYGSTWRSWPQLKLFLSKLKXLFIPSVGPGYIDTGVRQXNSENTRPRNNGNYYXNSWKAALQTKPQIVSXTSFNEWHEGTQIEEAIPRSQDGLVDKDYKPNPPDSYLELTKEYVKKFAAMQN, encoded by the exons ATGTTTCCACTTCGCATCCTGAGAAGGCGCCGAGTTCTATATGTTGCCGTCCTGGTACTCTTTCTTCTTGGATGTTTAGCAACCTTCAAAGTGATTTCATCTTCTGAGAAAAGTAGGAGT TCGCCAAAAGTATTGAATCCACGAGAACGTGAAGAAGATCTGAAGCTGAAAAATCTGACGAT CATTGCTTCGGAGACCAATCAAATGAATCAAGAAGTTAACCATGATGAGGACGATAAGGAAACAATGGAAATGACTCATATAAATCATGCGACAGAAGAAAAACTTAACACTCCAAACAAAGAACATTTACACCAGGAAGATTTGCTTCCTGAACCTAACTACAATATACACATATTTTATTATGCGTGGTATGGAAAACCAGAGCATGACGGAAAATACGTTCATTGGAATCACAGATTCCTTTCTCATTGGAATCCTGATATAGCTAAGCGTTATAGAAAAGGTTCTC ACCCTCCTGATGACCTTGGTTCCAATTTCTATCCTGCATTAGGCCCTTACAGTTCAAAAGACCCAGCTGTAATCGCAGACCACATGAGACAAATGAGAA GCGGGGTAGGGGTGGTGTTCCCTCATGGTAACCCACTGGTAAAGCAGGACAATGAAGGGATCCCTAGTGATAGTCTAGTACCCAC CTTAGATGCAGCAGATAAGTACAAGCTTAAAGTGACTTTACCCATAGAGCCGTACAAAGATAGGAATGATAAAACACTTCACGATGATGTCAAATACATCATTGACACTTATGGTAAACATAAAGCTTTCTATAAATACACAGTACAAGATGGGAGAGATTTACCCATGTTGTA CTATGACTCTTATCATACCCCAGCAGAATCATGGGCACAGTTGCTGACGCCTGAAGGATTGCACTCAGTACGTAACACAAAATATGACT ATATTATTGCTCTGATGGTTGAAATGAACC AGAAGTACGTAGACATTGGTGGGTTTGATG ATTATACATACTTTGCAAAGGACAAAGTTACATATGGATCAACTTGGAGATCCTGGCCTCAACTCAAATTGTTTCTGAGCAAACTAAA CTTATTTATTCCAAGTGTAGGACCAGGGTACATAGATACTGGAGTGCGGC GGAATAGTGAAAACACTCGACCAAGGAACAATGGAAATTACT AAAACAGCTGGAAAGCAGCCTTGCAGACTAAACCTCAAATTGTCT ACACCTCATTTAATGAATGGCACGAAGGAACACAAATTGAGGAAGCTATTCCAAGATCCCAAGATGGACTGGTAGACAAAGATTATAAACCCAATCCACCTGACAGTTACCTTGAATTGACCAAAGAGTATGTAAAAAAGTTTGCTGCAATGCAAAATTAA